Proteins encoded in a region of the Zea mays cultivar B73 chromosome 4, Zm-B73-REFERENCE-NAM-5.0, whole genome shotgun sequence genome:
- the LOC100279263 gene encoding scarecrow-like protein 27, producing MRAALFGAERNGAADLVGDGKTLFWPEGKAKVLLEPRSVLDCTRSLSPNNSTSTLSSSVGGGAADSTGMAVASDSSAAAEATKWGAPGEHGGGGKEDWAGGCELPPIPTGLDMGVGGGDSWDAMLGNAAAAGQDQTFLNWIIGAAGDLDQPGPPLPVHQQPLLDNVGFGFPAADPLGFTLDPHLCGLACDMSSPGAVSHTTNSSGGGNKASSAFGLFSPESASLQPPPPPVLFHEGIDTKPPLLGAQLPGLLHQYQHQPTPGTTFFMPIPSFPDPNQRSPLIQPPPKRPQSIGDDLYLARNRLLPPPAGQGHAFPPLNGPSPFQLQPSPPLSHGAMKTTAAEAAQQQLLDELAAAAKAAEAGNSIGAREILARLNHQLPLLGKPFLRSASYLKEALLLALAEGHHGGCHLTSPLDVALKLAAYKTFSDHSPVLQFTNFTATQALIDEIARSTSSCIHVIDFDLGVGGQWASFLQELAHRRGAGGAALPSVKLTAFVSAASHHPLELRLTRDNIAQFAADLGIPFQFSAISADTINPAELVSATADEVVAVVLPVGCSARAPPLPAILRLVKQLAPKIVIAIDHGADRADLPFSQHFLNCFQSCMFLLDSLDAAGIDADSTCKIEKFLIQPRIEDAVLGRGKVDKPIAWRSAFAAAGFAPVPPSNLAEAQADCLLKRVQVRGFHVEKCGVGLTLYWQCGELVTVSAWRC from the coding sequence ATGAGGGCGGCGCTGTTCGGTGCCGAGCGGAACGGGGCTGCGGACCTCGTCGGAGACGGGAAGACGCTGTTCTGGCCGGAGGGGAAGGCGAAGGTGCTGTTGGAGCCGAGGTCCGTGCTGGACTGCACGCGGAGCCTCAGCCCCAACAACTCAACATCGACGTTGTCGTCGTCCGTGGGTGGCGGCGCTGCGGACTCGACCGGCATGGCGGTGGCTTCGGACAGCAGCGCCGCCGCCGAAGCCACCAAATGGGGAGCCCCCGGCGAGCACGGCGGCGGCGGGAAGGAGGACTGGGCTGGCGGCTGTGAGCTGCCACCGATTCCCACCGGCCTCGACATGGGGGTCGGCGGCGGCGACAGCTGGGACGCCATGCTCGGCAATGCCGCTGCGGCGGGGCAGGACCAGACGTTCTTGAACTGGATCATTGGGGCCGCCGGCGACCTGGATCAGCCAGGGCCGCCGCTTCCCGTGCACCAGCAGCCGCTCCTTGACAATGTGGGCTTCGGGTTCCCGGCAGCGGACCCCCTTGGTTTCACGCTCGATCCACACCTCTGCGGCCTTGCCTGTGACATGTCGTCCCCTGGTGCGGTGTCGCACACTACCAACAGTAGCGGCGGTGGCAACAAGGCGTCCTCGGCCTTCGGCCTCTTCTCACCGGAGTCTGCTTccctccagccgccgccgcccccggtGCTGTTCCACGAAGGTATCGACACAAAGCCCCCTCTTCTTGGTGCGCAGCTGCCCGGCCTCCTCCACCAGTACCAGCACCAGCCGACCCCCGGCACAACCTTCTTCATGCCCATCCCCTCCTTCCCCGACCCCAATCAGCGCTCGCCACTCATCCAACCACCGCCCAAACGTCCTCAATCCATAGGGGATGACCTCTATCTCGCCCGAAACCGGCTTCTGCCGCCGCCGGCGGGGCAAGGTCATGCCTTTCCACCATTAAATGGCCCTTCTCCGTTCCAGCTCCagccttcgccaccgctgtcccacGGGGCGATGAAGACAACGGCTGCGGAGGCGGCGCAGCAGCAGTTGCTGGACGAGCTGGCGGCGGCGGCAAAGGCCGCCGAAGCTGGCAATTCCATTGGCGCGCGAGAGATATTGGCGCGGCTCAATCACCAGCTTCCCTTGCTCGGGAAGCCGTTCCTCCGCTCCGCCTCCTACCTCAAGGAGGCCCTCCTCCTCGCGCTCGCCGAAGGCCACCACGGCGGCTGCCACCTCACGTCGCCCCTCGACGTTGCCCTCAAGCTCGCGGCGTACAAGACTTTCTCTGACCACTCGCCCGTGCTCCAGTTCACCAACTTCACCGCGACACAGGCACTTATCGACGAAATTGCCCGCAGCACATCGTCCTGCATCCATGTCATCGATTTTGATCTTGGTGTTGGAGGCCAGTGGGCTTCTTTCTTGCAGGAGCTCGCACACCGCCGTGGCGCAGGCGGTGCGGCTCTGCCGTCCGTGAAGCTCACTGCCTTTGTATCAGCTGCTTCCCACCATCCACTGGAGCTGCGTCTCACGCGTGACAACATTGCACAGTTTGCTGCAGACCTTGGGATTCCCTTTCAGTTCAGTGCTATCAGCGCTGATACGATCAACCCTGCAGAGCTCGTTTCTGCCACCGCTGATGAAGTTGTAGCTGTTGTCCTCCCGGTTGGTTGCTCTGCTCGTGCACCACCGCTGCCAGCGATCCTTCGGTTGGTGAAACAGCTGGCTCCTAAGATTGTGATAGCCATAGACCATGGCGCTGATCGTGCTGACCTTCCCTTCTCGCAGCACTTCTTGAATTGCTTCCAGTCCTGCATGTTCCTCCTTGATTCGCTTGATGCTGCTGGCATTGATGCTGATTCTACCTGCAAGATTGAGAAGTTCCTGATTCAGCCAAGAATTGAGGATGCGGTGCTTGGGCGGGGCAAGGTGGACAAGCCAATTGCATGGAGAAGTGCATTTGCAGCTGCTGGGTTCGCACCTGTTCCACCCAGCAATTTGGCGGAGGCACAGGCCGACTGCCTCCTGAAGCGGGTGCAGGTCCGCGGTTTCCACGTGGAGAAATGCGGGGTCGGGCTCACACTATACTGGCAGTGTGGCGAGCTTGTCACTGTATCAGCATGGCGGTGCTGA